A stretch of the Lolium perenne isolate Kyuss_39 chromosome 3, Kyuss_2.0, whole genome shotgun sequence genome encodes the following:
- the LOC127344254 gene encoding protein YIP4b, translating to MSHNYGDTIPLNASSAQSDMDEIESLMYDAPSATATVLPARPPSPPRASIPISSSPPPPSSKPPLPTSSIPIFVPQAPPSAANAPPASVSVAIASDGFGAPPNTLTEPVWDTVKRDLARIVSNLKLVVFPNPNREDPGKALRDWDLWGPFFFIVFLGLTLSWSATVKKSEVFAVAFAVLAAGAIILTLNVLLLGGHIIFFQSLSLLGYCLFPLDVGALICMLKDNVILKTIVVTVTLAWSSWAAYPFMSAAVNPRRKALALYPVFLMYISVGFLIIAIN from the exons atgtcgCACAACTACGGGGACACGATCCCGCTCAACGCGTCGTCGGCGCAGTCCGACATGGACGAGATCGAGAGCCTCATGTACGACGCGccctccgccaccgccaccgtcctccCCGCGCGCCCGCCCTCCCCTCCGCGCGCCTCCATCCCCATCTCCAGCTCCCCGCCCCCGCCCTCCTCCAAGCCGCCGCTCCCGACCTCCTCCATCCCCATCTTCGTGCCCCAGGCGCCGCCCTCCGCCGCCAACGCCCCGCCCGCCTCCGTCTCCGTCGCCATCGCCTCCGACGGCTTCGGGGCCCCGCCCAACACGCTCACCGAGCCCGTCTGGGACACCGTCAAGCGCGACCTCGCGCGCATCGTCAGCAACCTCAAGCTCGTCGTCTTCCCCAACCCCAACCGTGAGGACCCGGGCAAGGCGCTCAGGGACTGGGACCTCTGGGGgcccttcttcttcatcgtcttcctcGGCCTCACGCTCTCCTGGTCCGCCACCGTGAAGAAG TCTGAAGTATTTGCTGTTGCATTCGCTGTCCTGGCAGCTGGGGCTATAATTTTGACACTAAATGTTCTGCTTCTG GGTGGGCACATCATCTTCTTCCAAAGTCTCAGTCTCCTGGGGTATTGTTTGTTTCCCCTGGATGTTGGAGCCCTAATTTGCATGCTGAAGGACAATGTCATACTAAAGACCATCGTTGTGACAGTCACATTGGCGTGGAGCTCCTGGGCTGCCTACCCATTCATGAGCGCTGCAGTTAACCCAAGGAGGAAGGCTCTGGCACTATATCCTGTATTCCTCATGTATATCTCAGTCGGGTTCCTCATAATTGCCATAAATTAA
- the LOC127344253 gene encoding uncharacterized protein: MASSQNPPRRQLAAGQSAWPDLPPELLESILLRLDPLDHVAVRLVCSSWRSCARALLSADLPFEAPRLLLRRPGSCGRLAFFSLRRLEILPYALPDRLNAGRCCGQIGCWLAMAFDDERAIELRNLFSGESVAMPRPPVFPVAKIMLSAPPTSLGWVAALLGNSGTLALLQPDVSGADAWISIAAGAEHGGFRDMAFWRGRLCAVGYDGTVLAYRADLRARVAAVSELREKDGWHERNVLRQWRRRTYLVESEGELLLVRKLYSVDGDWAEVDVEVHRFRPEECNWEEVEELPGRAVFVGAVASVSVLVTAALPGVQENCVYFARREVEMIVPQAIGVYSLEDFETSVVAIAGGHSADVEPVWIIPSVPCSHASASRNYQQASRLCDG, encoded by the coding sequence ATGGCTTCCTCGCAAAATCCCCCCCGGCGGCAGCTTGCGGCGGGGCAGTCCGCCTGGCCCGATCTACCACCGGAGCTTCTGGAGAGCATCTTACTCCGCCTCGACCCGCTCGACCATGTCGCCGTCCGCCTCGTTTGCTCCTCGTGGCGCTCTTGCGCGCGAGCTTTGCTCTCGGCTGACCTCCCCTTCGAGGCCCCGCGACTACTCCTCCGTCGCCCAGGATCCTGCGGCAGGCTCGCCTTCTTCAGCCTCCGCCGCCTGGAGATCCTCCCTTACGCTCTCCCCGACCGTCTCAACGCCGGCCGGTGCTGCGGCCAGATCGGCTGCTGGCTCGCGATGGCCTTCGACGATGAGCGGGCGATCGAGCTCCGCAACCTCTTCTCCGGTGAATCCGTGGCCATGCCCCGGCCCCCCGTGTTCCCGGTCGCCAAGATAATGCTCTCCGCGCCGCCTACCTCCCTGGGGTGGGTGGCGGCCCTGCTGGGCAACTCGGGCACGCTCGCGCTGCTGCAGCCAGACGTGTCCGGCGCCGACGCCTGGATCTCGATCGCGGCGGGGGCGGAGCACGGAGGGTTCCGGGACATGGCCTTCTGGCGCGGGCGGCTCTGTGCGGTGGGCTACGACGGCACGGTGCTGGCCTACCGAGCCGACCTCCGCGCGCGCGTGGCGGCCGTGTCGGAGCTGCGGGAGAAGGACGGGTGGCATGAGAGGAACGTGCTGCGGCAGTGGCGGCGCCGCACGTACCTGGTGGAGTCCGAGGGGGAGCTCCTGCTGGTGAGGAAGCTGTACAGTGTGGATGGGGACTGGGCGGAGGTGGATGTGGAGGTGCATCGGTTCCGGCCGGAGGAGTGCAActgggaggaggtggaggagctcCCAGGGAGGGCGGTGTTCGTGGGGGCCGTGGCGTCGGTGTCGGTGCTGGTGACGGCGGCGCTGCCGGGGGTCCAGGAGAACTGCGTCTACTTCGCGCGGCGGGAGGTGGAAATGATAGTGCCGCAGGCCATCGGCGTGTACTCGCTGGAAGACTTCGAGACTTCGGTAGTGGCCATCGCCGGCGGGCACTCCGCCGACGTGGAGCCCGTGTGGATCATCCCCTCGGTTCCCTGTTCCCACGCGTCGGCGTCCAGGAATTATCAGCAGGCTTCCCGCCTTTGCGATGGATGA